The genomic stretch TGATGGCCCGCTGGCTCCTCCCGATCGGCTTCCTCCTGCCGTTGGGCACCGGCCTCGTCCACCTCCACAACCTCGACTCCCATTATTACGGCCCCTCCGTCGCCCTCGGCTTGACCGCTCTTTCTTCCACCGCGCTCTTCTGCCTCGCCGTCTGGTTCTGCGCCCGGGGATTGAACCAGACCTACGGCAAGCTCCGCCGCCGGGAGCGGCTCTACGCCGTTCTCAGCGAATGCAACCAAAGCATCATCCGCCTCTCCGACCGGGCCCCCCTCTTCGAGACCATCTGCCGCAGCCTCGTCGAGACCGGGGAATTCCAGGCCGCCTGGGTGGCCGAGCGGACGGCCCCCGCCCAGGGGGCACGGGACCACTTCCTCGTCTTCACCGCCCGGGGCCTCGGGGCCGAGACCCTGCGGGAGGAAACCGCCATCGCCCCCCATCCCGGCGGCCCACGGGAGCACCCCCTCCTGCGGGCGATCTCGGAGAACGGCCGGATCGACCTCGAGGCCTCGCCCCACGCCGCCCCGTGGGACCGCCTCGTCCCGTCGGAGCGGCCCGGCTCCCTCGCCATCTGCCCGCTCTACCTCCACGACCAGGTCGACGCCCTCCTCGTCGTCCACTGCGCCCGGAAGGACGTCCTCGACGCCGACAACCGCCGCCTCCTCGACGAGGTCGCCGGGGACATCTCCCATGCCCTGACGCTGATGAACGAACGCCGGATCCATCGCCAGGCCGAGGAGCGCCTCCACGAGACGACCAGCCGCCTCGGCGAGGCCCTTGCGAAGAACCCGACCCTCTTCTACTCCCTCCAGGTCGGCACCGGGAAAAACGGCGGGATCGTCCCCGACTACATCAGCGAGAACGTCAACGGCATCCTCGGCTACAGCGTCGACGAGGCGATGCGGCCTTCCTGGTGGACCGCCCATCTCCATCCCGACGACCACGACCGCCCCGGAAGCCTCTCCCTGCCGCCGCCCGACCGGAACACCGTGACGCGGGACTTCCGGTTCCAGGCCAACGACGGCTCCTACGTCTGGATCCGGGACGAGCAGCGGGCCATCCGCGATGCCGAGGGGCGTCCGGTGAAGCTCGTCGGCTCGTGGAGCGACATCACGGAGCGGATCCACCTGGAGGAACAGTTCCGCCACACGCAGAAGTTCGAGTCGCTCGGGCGGCTCACCGGCGGCGTCGCCCACGACCTGAACAACATCCTCACCGTCATCGACGGCCATGCCTCCCTGCTGGAGACCGACTGTTCCGAGGAATCGCGGGAATCGATCGAGGAGATCCTCCAGGCGACGAACCGGGCCACCCGGTTGACGCGGCAGCTCCTCACCTTCAGCCGGAAGCAATTCATCGAGCCGAAGAACCTCAACCTGAACACCGTCATCGGCGACATGGGGAAGATGCTCCGCCGGAGCGTCGGCGAGGACATCGACATCCTCTTCGAGACCGACGCCACCCTCCCCACCATCTTCGCCGACGAGGGGATGATCGAGCAGATACTCCTGAACCTCGTCGTGAACGCCCGCGACGCGATGCCGAAGGGAGGGGTCATCCGCATCGGCACCGCCCGGACCCGGCTGGAACGGAGCCACGCCTCGATCGACGGCGAGGTCGCCCCGGGCGATTACGTCCGCTTCTCCGTCTCCGATACCGGCTGCGGCATCCCCTCCTCCCATCTCCTGAAGATCTTCGACCCCTTCTTCACGACGAAGGACCCCGACAAGGGAACCGGCCTCGGCCTCGCCACGGTGCGGAACATCGTCCGCCAGCACGGCGGCACCCTCACCGTCGCGAGCGAGCCCGACCGGGGGACGACGTTCCACATCTACCTCCCCGTCGCCGCCGCCGTCCCCCTCCCCGCCCGGGAGAAGCAGGAGAAGCTGAAATCGGTGAAGAAAGAGAGCGGCGCGGTGATCCTCCTCGTCGAGGACGACGCCGCCGTGCGGAGCATGATGAAGTCGATCCTCACCCACGTCGGCCACCAGGTGATCGAGGCCCCCACCGCGCTCGAGGCGATCAAGGCCTACGAGACCACCTCCCAGGGGATCGACCTCCTCCTCGCCGACGTCGTCCTCCCCGGCGGAATCAGCGGGCGCGACCTGGCCCAGCAACTCCGCGCCATCCAGGACGACCTCCCCGTCCTCTACGTCACCGGCTACGCGACCCTTCCGAAGGAATACGGCTTCCGCGACGAAGAGAACCGCGACTTCCTGCGCAAGCCGTTCACTAGCGTCGATCTCATTGAAAACGTGCGAGCCCGATTGGCTGGAGCGCTAAAACCGGTCTAGCAGCCACTCTCCAACCCCGCTGCTCGGGGAAAGGGATCGCGGGCCGGGGTCGCCCTTCGGGCAGGGTACAATCGCTTCGCCTCCCTGTACAGGGGATGTAACCCGCGCGTTTGAACGAACGGAGGGGCACGCCCCTCCGGACCCTCCTGTCTGATGGGCCGTGGTGTAGATAAGGCGTTATCCTAAAGGCCTGTCTTCCATATGCTCGCTCTACTCCGCTGAATCCAACCTCGATGGGGAGCCATGGCCCGTGGGAAGACGACGGAACCGAAGCGGTTGGAACGAATCTAGGGCTTCGACTTTTTCCCAGGGCTCTTCTTCGGAATCTTATACACCACCGGGGAAACCTTCTCCCCACGGCTCCTCGGCTCGATCTTGTCGATCCCCAACTGCTTCTTCAGCTCGGAGATCTGATCCCGCAGCAACGCCGCCTTCTCATACTCCAGCTTCGACGACGCCTCGATCATCTCCCCCTGCAACTCCTTGAGCAGGTCGGCCGCGTCGAACTGCCCCGCCCCCTCCTTCAACGCCATCCGGGCCGAGACCCCGCCGCCCTGCCGCCCGCCTTCCTGGGAGACGAGGCGGAGGCTTTCCTGAACGGCGCGACGGACACTCTTCGGAGTGATGTGGTGCTCGGTGTTGTATTCGATCTGCCGCTTCCGGCGATAGGAGGTGATGTTCAGGAGGGCCTGCATCGAGCGGGTCGTCGAGTCGGCATAGAGGATCACCCTCCCGTTCACGTGCCGGGCGGCGCGGCCCGCCATCTGGATCAGCGATTTCTCGGAGCGGAGGTAACCCTCCTTGTCGGCGTCGAGGATGCCGACGAGGGAGACTTCGGGAAGGTCGAGGCCCTCCCGCAGCAGGTTGATCCCGACGAGGACGTCGAATTCCCCCGCCCGGAGGCCGCGCAGGATCTCGACCCGCTCGATCGTGTCGACCTCGGAATGGAGGTAGCGGACCCGGATGCCGAGGTCGCTGAGGTATTGGGTGAGGTCCTCCGCGGTCCGCTTCGTCAGCGTCAGGACGAGGGAACGCTCGTCCTTCTCGACCCGCTTGCGGACCTCCTCCATCATGTCGTCGATCTGGCTCTTCAGCGGGCGGACCTCGATCTCGGGATCGAGGAGGCCGGTGGGCCGGATGATCTGCTCGACGACGTCGCCGCGGGTCCGGTTCAGCTCGTAATCGCCCGGCGTCGCCGAGACGAAGAGCCGCTGGCCGGTGATCGCCTCGAACTCGGGGAAGTTCAGCGGCCGGTTGTCGAGCGCCGAGGGAAGGCGGAATCCGTGGTCGACGAGGACGCTCTTGCGGGCCTTGTCCCCGGCGAACATCCCGCCGATCTGCGGCACGGTGGCGTGCGATTCGTCGATGACGGTGAGGAAATCCTTCGGGAAGAAGTCGATCAGCGTGTGGGGCCGGGAGCCGGCAGGACGCCCGGCGAGGTGGCGGGAGTAGTTCTCGATCCCGTTGCAGAAACCCATCTCCTCCATCAGCTCGAGGTCGTAGGTCGTCCGCATCTTGATCCGCTGGGATTCGAGGAGCTTCCCCTGCTTCTCCAGCTCGTCGATGCGGGCGAGCATCTCCTGCCGGATCGCCACGGTGGCGCGCTGGAGCTTCTCGAAGGGGGTGACGTAATGGCGGGCCGGAAAGAGGATGATCCGGTCGATCCGCTCCAGCGTCTCGCCGGTCAGGGGATCGATCCGGGTGAGGCGCTCGATCTCGTCGCCGAAGAACTCGATCCGCAGCGCCCACTCCTCGGTGGCGGGGCCGACCTCGACGACGTCGCCCCGGACGCGGAACTTCCCCCGGGCGAGCTCGAAGTCGCCCCGCTCGTAATGGATCTCGACGAGCTTTGTGAGGAGCTGCTCCCGGGTCAGCTTCATGCCCACGTCGACGGGGCAGATCATCATCGCGTAGTCCTCGGGGGAACCGAGGCCGTAGATGCACGAGACGCTGGCGACGACGACGACGTCCCGCCGCGTCAGGAGGGCGCTCGTCGCGGAGAGGCGCATCCGCTCGATCTCCTCGTTGAGGGAGGAATCCTTCTCGATGTAGGTGTCGCTCGCCGGGATGTAGGCCTCGGGCTGGTAGTAATCGAAGTAGGAGACGAAGTACTCGACGGCGTTCTTCGGGAAGAACTGCCGGAACTCGCTGTAGAGCTGGGCCGCCAGCGTCTTGTTGTGGCAGATGACGAGGGTCGGGCGGTTCAGGTTCGCGATGACGCTCGCCGTCGTGAAAGTCTTCCCGGAACCGGTGACGCCCTGGAGGATCGTGTCCTGTGCCCCGCCCCCGATCCGCGCCGTCAGCTGGCGGATCGCCTCGGGCTGGTCGCCGCAGGCGGCGTAGGGGGATTGGAGGTCGAAGACGTCTTGCGGCATGGGAGACACTCTAAGATGGCTCCTCCCCGGGCAATGTAAAGCGGACGGGGCCGTTTTTCCCTTCCCCCTTTCCTTTCATCCCCGATTGCGGCATCGTCGATCCATGCGCCGCCGTTTTCCCCGGACTCCCCTATCGGCGGAACTTGCCGGGCTCGCGGAGCGGCTGAACCACGGGACGGAAAGCGTCACCCTCGGCCAGATCATCGCCGTCCTCCGGCAGCGGGCCTACATCGGCATCGTCATCCTCCTCGCCGCCCCCTTCTGCCAACCGGTCCCCCTCCCCGGCCTCTCGACCCCCTTCGGCATCGTGATCGCCCTGATCGGCTTCCGCATCGCCCTGGGACGGAAGCCGTGGCTCCCGCCGAAACTCCTCGCCCTCCCCATCTCGAACAAGATCCTCCCGGCGATCCTCGCCGCCGCCAGCCGCCTCGTCGGGCTCGCCGAGAAGGTTCTGCGGCCCCGCTTCGACGCGCTGATCGTCCCCCGCTTCCTCCGATCGATCTACGGGGCGCTCATCTGCATCTCGGGGCTCCTCCTGCTCCTCCCCCTGCCGATCCCCTTTACCAACTGGTTCCCCGCCGTCACCATCGTCCTCCTCGCCGCCTCCCTCCTGGAACGGGACGGCCTCATGGCGATGGGCGGGGTGACCTTCTTCCTCCTCACCCTCACGTTCTTCGGCATCCTCTACTTCAGCGGCTCCACCGCGATCAAGGGCGTCAGCACGCTCTTCAACTAAACCGCCCCCTTTCCTCATGAATCCCCCCCTCCCCTCCACCCGGCAGCGCCGCTGGGGCCGCTTCCTCTTCCTCAGCCGCTGGCTCCAGGCCCCGCTCTACCTCGGCCTCATCGTGGCGCAGGGCGTCTATGTCTACTGCTTCCTCGCGGAGCTCTACCACCTCGTCACCGGGGCGGGACACCTCGGCGAAAAGGAAGTCATGATGATCGTCCTCGGCCTGATCGACGTCGTGATGATCGCGAACCTCCTCATCATGGTGATCATCGGCGGCTACGAGACCTTCGTCTCCCGCCTCTATCTGGAAGACCATCCCGACCAGCCCGAATGGCTCTCCCACGTCAACGCGGGGGTCCTGAAGGTGAAGCTCGCCACCGCCCTCATCGGCATCTCGTCGATCAACCTCCTCGAGACCTTCATCAAGCTCGGGAGCCACGAAGGCGGCATGGCCGCCGGGGGCGTCGCCGGGAACGAGGTCTTCTGGCAGATCATGGTCCACCTCACCTTCGTCGCCTCGGCGATCCTCCTCGCCTGGACCGACCGCATCACGACGCAGACCTCGCTGCTCGGCCACACGGACCCGACCGAGGCCAAGTAAAAACGCTAAGTAAAAATGCTTAGAGGAATACGATAGCCGTATGACGAGAACTCCCTTAATTATCCCTCTTCTACATTATGGAAGTGGGCAAAGGGGATGGGGTGGTATTGAAGGCGGGCGAAATTCTGTTTCGCGAGGGAGATCCGTGGGATGGCCTTTATCTGATCAAAAGCGGTACGGCCGAAGTCTTTCGTGAACGGAGCGGGCAGACGATCCGCCTCTCGACCCTCGGAGCGAGGGAATTCATCGGGACGGTGACGATCTTCACGCGGGAACCCCGGACTGCGGGCGTCCGCGCCCTCACCGACCTCTCCCTCCAGTTCTTCAATGCGGAGTTCGTCCACCAGAACTTCGGCTTCAACAACCCGGCGATCAGCGGCCTCCTGAAAGACGTCGTCTCCCGGCTGAAGGACATCAACCTTCGCTTCACCGACACCGTCCTCGAGCTCGGCTCGACCCGGCCCGTCTGGCACACGGTCCTGAGGCACGCCCGGCAGCTCGCCTATTTCCTGATCCTCCGCATCCGCGCGGCAGGCATCCTCCACGAGGGGCGGACCTGCGTCCCCACCGAGGGCCTCGCCGCCACCCAGAACCATCTCTTTTACTTCAGCGAAACCTATGGGTCGGCCCTCCTCCGGCTCCTGGTGACCTCGGGGCTCCTCACCGTCGCCGAGGTGCCGGGCTACGGCCCCTGCCTGATCGATCCCTCGATCCCGAAGCTCCAGTCGTTCCTCGATTTCACCAAGCACGTCGAAACCCTGGAGGTGATCACCCTGAGCTCGACCGAGACCGATCTCCTCCCCGTCATCGAGCTCCTGGAGGAACTGATGGTCTCCCCCGACTTCGGCCCCGTCTTCCCCCTCGACAAGCTCCTCCCCCTCGTCGTCCCCCTGCGCCGGACGGCGACGCCGATGGAAACCTTCTCGGCCCTCGCGACCCACCGGTTCCTCGCCCTCGTCGACGGCGGGCAGGTGAGGCTCGACTGCCCCCGGATTCTCCAATACGTCCATTTCAACACGCTCCTGGCGGAGGCTTGCGCGATGGAGCCGGAGCTCGAGGAGGTCTGACCCTTCCCGCGACCAAAGAAAAAGGCCGACCCTTTCGGGTCGGCCTTTTTTTGCGGAACGGTGCCGGGGGTTAGAAACCGCCCATGCCTCCCATGCCGCCCATTCCACCCATGCCGCCGCCGCCGTGGGCGGGAGCGGAGGCTTCCTTCTCGGGCAGCTCGACGATGACCGCCTCGGTGGTGAGGAGGAGACCGGCGATCGAGGCCGCGTTCTGGAGGGCCGAGCGGGTCACCTTCGTCGGATCGACGACGCCGGCCTTGATAAGGTCGACATACTGACCGGTCGCGACGTTGTAGCCTTCGTTGCCCTTGCGGTTCTTCACTTCGTTGACGATGACGCTGCCTTCGCCGCCCGCGTTCGCGACGAGCGTGCGGAGGGGCTCCTCGACGGCGCGCTTGATGATCTGGGCGCCGACGAACTCGTCGTCCTGCAGCTCAAGCTTGTCGACGGCCTTCTGGGCGCGGATGAGGGCGAGGCCGCCGCCGGGGACGATCCCTTCCTCGACCGCCGCGCGGGTGGCGTGGAGGGCGTCCTCGACGCGGGCCTTCTTTTCCTTCAGCTCGGTCTCGGTCGCCGCGCCGATGTTGATGACGGCGACGCCGCCCGCGAGCTTCGCGAGGCGTTCCTGAAGCTTTTCCTTGTCGTAATCGCTGGTGGTTTCCTCGATCTGGCGGCGGATCTGGCCGACGCGGCTGGCGATGTCGGACGACTTGCCCGCGCCCTCGATGATCGTGGTGTTCTCCTTGTCGATGACGATCCGCTTCGCGCGGCCGAGGTCGGTGAGCTCGATGCTCTCGAGCTTGATGCCGAGGTCTTCGGTGATGAGCTTGCCGCCCGTGAGGATGGCGATGTCTTCCATGATCGCCTTGCGACGGTCGCCGAAGCCGGGCGCCTTCACCGCCGCGACCTGGAGCGTGCCGCGGAGCTTGTTGACGACGAGGGCCGAGAGGGCCTCGCCCTCCACGTCCTCGGCGATGATCACGAAGGGCTTGCTGCTCTTCGCGACCTTTTCGAGGATGGGGAGGAGGTCCTTGAGGCTCGAGATCTTCTTCTCGAAGAGGAGGACGTAGGCGTTCTCGAGGACCGCTTCCAGGGCCTCGACGTCGGTGACGAAGTAGGGGGAGAGGTAGCCCTTGTCGAACTGCATCCCCTCGACAACCTCGAGGGTCGTCTCGATGCTCTTCGCTTCCTCGACGGTCACGGTGCCGTCCTTGCCGACCTTGTCGAGCGCGTCGGCGATGATCTGGCCGATCGTCGTGTCCCAGTTGGCGGAGACGGTGGCGACCTGCTGGATCTCCGACTTGTCCTTCACCTTCTTGGAGATCCGGCCGAGCTCGGCAACGATGGCCTCGACGGCCTTGTCGATGCCGCGCTTGAGGCTCGTCGGGTTCGCCCCGGCGGTGACGTTCTTCAGGCCTTCCTTGTAGATGGCCTCGGCGAGGACGGTCGCCGTGGTGGTGCCGTCACCGGCGATGTCGCTGGTCTTCGAGGCGACTTCGCGGACGAGCTGCGCGCCGACGTTCTCGTAGGGGTCGGAGAGCTCGATCTCCTTGGCGACGCTGACGCCGTCTTTGGTGATCGTGGGGGAGCCGAATTTCTTGTCGAGGATGACGTTGCGGCCCGCGGGCCCGAGGGTCGCCTTGACGGCGCGGCTGAGCTGCTCGACGCCGCGCAGGATCGCGTGGCGGGCAGCCTCGTCGAAGAGGAGTTGTTTGGAAGCCATGAGGATGTGGAGTGGTGGGTTTTAAATGGATGAAGCGAAATTAGGCGAGGATCGCGAGGATGTCGTCTTCGCGGAAGATCTGGTAGGTCTCGCCGTCGATCTTGATCTCGGTGCCGCCGTACTTGCTGACGAGGACCTTGTCGCCCTTCTTGACCGAGACGGGGAAACGGTTCCCCTTCTCGTCGAGCTTGCCCGCGCCGACGGCGACGACCTTCGCTTCCTGGGGCTTTTCCTTGGCGCTGTCGGGGATGATGATACCGCTCTTGCTGACGTCCTTCGCTTCGAAGGGCTGGACGACGACGCGGTCGCCGAGGGGACGGATGTTGATGGCCATAGTGGTGATTTGTCTGGTGTGGAGTTTAAAGTGAGGGCGGAAGAGGGATGAGCCTCTTCCGCCCGGATGGGGTCGGGAGCGGAGGGAAGGGAAGAATTACTTCTTCTTTTCCTTGTCCTTGTCGATGACCTCGAAGTCGGCGTCGATCACGTCGGCCGGCTTTTCCTTCGGGGTTTCGCCCGTGTCGTGGCCGTGGACTTCGCCTTCGGGCGAGCCCGAATCGGCCTTCGCCGCGGCAGCCTTGTACATCTCGATCGAGATGGCCTGGACCTTCTCGTTGAGGTCGTCGACGGCGGCCTTCAGGGTCTCGTCGTTCGTCCCCTTCAGTTCCTCGCGGACCTTGGCGACGGCGGCCTCGACTTCGGTCTTCTTCGCCTCGTCGATCTTGTCGGCCTGATCCTTGAGGAGCTTCTCGGCCTGGTAGGCGGCGTTGTCGGCGGTGTTGCGGAGCTCGATCGCCTCCTTGGCCTTTTTATCGGCCTCGGCGAACTGCTCGGCTTCCTTCGTCATCTTCTCGACCTCTTCCTTGGAGAGGCCGCTCGAACCGGTGATGGAGATCTTCTGCTCCTTGCTCGTGCCGAGGTCCTTGGCCGAGACGTGGAGGATGCCGTTCGCGTCGATGTCGAAGGTCACTTCGATCTGGGGGACGCCGCGGGGCGCCGGCGGGATGCCGTCGAGGTGGAAGACGCCGAGCTGCTTGTTGTCCTTGGCCATCTGGCGCTCGCCCTGGAGGACCTTCACCTCGACGCCCGGCTGGTTGTCCGAGTAGGTGCTGAAGATCTGGGACTTCCGGGTCGGGACGGTGGTGTTCCGGGGAATCATCGCGGTGGCGATGCCGCCCGCCGTCTCGATGGCGAGGGAGAGCGGGGTGACGTCGAGGAGGAGGACGTCCTTCACGTCGCCCTTGAGGACGCCGCCCTGGATCGCCGCGCCGATGGCGACGACTTCGTCGGGGTTCACGCCCTTGTGGGGTTCCTTCTTGATGAGCTTGCGGGCCGTCTCGACGACCTTCGGCATGCGGGTCATGCCGCCGACGAGGACGAGCTCGTCGATCTGGTCGGCGTTGAGCTTCGAGTCGTTGAGGCAGGCCGTGACCGGCTTCAGCGTCCGCTCCGCGAGGGCGTCGGTGAGCTGCTCGAGCTTCGCGCGGGTGATCTTCTTCTGGATGTGCTTCGGGCCGGAGGCGTCGGCCGTGATGAAGGGGAGATTGATCTCGTAGTCCTGGGCGGAGGAGAGGGCGATCTTCGCCTTTTCCGACTCTTCCTTCAGGCGCTGGACGGCGTCGGGCTGGCCCTTGAGGTCGATGCCGGACTCGGTCTTGAACTCGGCGAGGAGCCAGTCCATGACCGCGTTGTCCCAGTCATCGCCGCCGAGGTGGGTGTCGCCGTTGGTCGCCTTCACCTCGAAGACGCCGTCGCCGATCTCGAGGACCGAGATGTCGAACGTGCCGCCGCCGAGGTCATAGACGGCGATCTTCTCGTCCTTCTTCTTGTCGAGGCCGTAGGCGAGGGAGGCGGCCGTCGGCTCGTTGATGATGCGCTGGACTTCGAGGCCCGCGATCTTGCCCGCGTCCTTGGTCGCCTGGCGCTGGCTGTCGTTGAAGTAGGCGGGGACCGTGATGACGGCCTGGGTGATCGTCTCGCCGAGCTTGGCTTCGGCGTCGGCCTTCAGCTTCATGAGGATGAAGGCGGAAATTTCCTGGGGAGAGTAGGTCTTCTTTTCGCCGGCGACCTCGATCTCGATGGCGCAATCGCCGTTCTTCGCCTCGACGACCTTGTAGGGAACGCGCTTCAGCTCTTCCTTCACTTCGGCGAACTTGCGCCCCATGAACCGCTTCGCGGAGAAGATGGTGTTCTTCGCGTTCGTGACGCCCTGGCGCTTCGCGGCCTGGCCGACGAGACGTTCGCCCGACTTCGTGAATGCCACGATCGAGGGCGTGGTGCGTGCCCCTTCGGAGTTTTCGAGAACCACGGGCTGTCCCCCTTCCATGATTGCCATGCAGGAGTTGGTGGTACCAAGGTCGATGCCTAAAATGTGTGCCATGCTTTATATCCTGCAACTATCGTTCCATGGCAGGATCAATTTGATCCAACTCCGCATAAACGGGTTATGGAGTTTATAGGGAAAACCCGGCAGCCCAAGCGGGCCATTCCTACCCAGCGATTGAGTCAAAATGACTCCCCTTCCCGCCTACATTCCGGGAAGGAAATCGAGCTGATCGGCGACGAGGTAGAGCTTTTTCGGGTCGTTGGGGTAGGCGACGAGGGTCCCGCTGACGGTGAAGAGGACCTGGGAGAAATCGCCCAGCTCGCCGAGTTCCTCCTGGATCGACCGGGGAAGCTTCTCCGCCACCACCTCGAGGGAATCCCATCCGCTCCGCATCTCGAAGCGGAACGGGGCGGCGGTGAAGCGCTCGAAGGAGCCGCTGAGGAGGACGGTCTTGCCGACGTACTTGTCGGGCTCAGCCAGGACCTTGTCGTAGGGAAGCGGCTTGGGCTTTTTCGCCTCGCCGTCCTGCGGGGTCTCCTCGGCGGTCTTCGGGGGTTCGGGGAAGGAGACCGATTGGGCGTCGAGCATGAAGCGGTTCGGCTTCGCCGGGTCGGTGCGGACAATCCCGGTGACCTTCATCGACTGGCCGGAGAACTGGGGCTCGTTGAGGAAACGCTTGCGAAGGTCGTCGGAGAGGTGGCTGAAGTTGACCAGGATCGAGTCGAGGCCCCGCCAGAGGGTGAATTGCTCCCGGTTCGGCTCGCGGAAGTCGAAGCGGCCCTCCATCGTCACGATGCTGTTCAGGTAGCGTTGGGAAAAATGGCCGATCTGGGCGTAGGAGGCGATGCCGACCTCGACGG from Verrucomicrobium sp. GAS474 encodes the following:
- a CDS encoding ATP-binding protein, whose product is METSSEPVAPLLPLSQIRKRLFLYLRLFAGCRRTVATLAIICGILVLVGWSYDITLFKTLYVGTAAMRPLSAIMLILIGCSLLLFGKRSGWTPATRFGFGLALVFSAAALYTTAHSFFGWNTPLDPYLYSSSPDRILRNSSTGCTILLSQAFALILLWRGRQLAAQTLALFCLALTYFSLTGYMYNMAEFQSIPFFNSLSLPFLVLYSLTAVGILAARPQQGLLREVISEDPGGMMARWLLPIGFLLPLGTGLVHLHNLDSHYYGPSVALGLTALSSTALFCLAVWFCARGLNQTYGKLRRRERLYAVLSECNQSIIRLSDRAPLFETICRSLVETGEFQAAWVAERTAPAQGARDHFLVFTARGLGAETLREETAIAPHPGGPREHPLLRAISENGRIDLEASPHAAPWDRLVPSERPGSLAICPLYLHDQVDALLVVHCARKDVLDADNRRLLDEVAGDISHALTLMNERRIHRQAEERLHETTSRLGEALAKNPTLFYSLQVGTGKNGGIVPDYISENVNGILGYSVDEAMRPSWWTAHLHPDDHDRPGSLSLPPPDRNTVTRDFRFQANDGSYVWIRDEQRAIRDAEGRPVKLVGSWSDITERIHLEEQFRHTQKFESLGRLTGGVAHDLNNILTVIDGHASLLETDCSEESRESIEEILQATNRATRLTRQLLTFSRKQFIEPKNLNLNTVIGDMGKMLRRSVGEDIDILFETDATLPTIFADEGMIEQILLNLVVNARDAMPKGGVIRIGTARTRLERSHASIDGEVAPGDYVRFSVSDTGCGIPSSHLLKIFDPFFTTKDPDKGTGLGLATVRNIVRQHGGTLTVASEPDRGTTFHIYLPVAAAVPLPAREKQEKLKSVKKESGAVILLVEDDAAVRSMMKSILTHVGHQVIEAPTALEAIKAYETTSQGIDLLLADVVLPGGISGRDLAQQLRAIQDDLPVLYVTGYATLPKEYGFRDEENRDFLRKPFTSVDLIENVRARLAGALKPV
- the uvrB gene encoding excinuclease ABC subunit UvrB, giving the protein MPQDVFDLQSPYAACGDQPEAIRQLTARIGGGAQDTILQGVTGSGKTFTTASVIANLNRPTLVICHNKTLAAQLYSEFRQFFPKNAVEYFVSYFDYYQPEAYIPASDTYIEKDSSLNEEIERMRLSATSALLTRRDVVVVASVSCIYGLGSPEDYAMMICPVDVGMKLTREQLLTKLVEIHYERGDFELARGKFRVRGDVVEVGPATEEWALRIEFFGDEIERLTRIDPLTGETLERIDRIILFPARHYVTPFEKLQRATVAIRQEMLARIDELEKQGKLLESQRIKMRTTYDLELMEEMGFCNGIENYSRHLAGRPAGSRPHTLIDFFPKDFLTVIDESHATVPQIGGMFAGDKARKSVLVDHGFRLPSALDNRPLNFPEFEAITGQRLFVSATPGDYELNRTRGDVVEQIIRPTGLLDPEIEVRPLKSQIDDMMEEVRKRVEKDERSLVLTLTKRTAEDLTQYLSDLGIRVRYLHSEVDTIERVEILRGLRAGEFDVLVGINLLREGLDLPEVSLVGILDADKEGYLRSEKSLIQMAGRAARHVNGRVILYADSTTRSMQALLNITSYRRKRQIEYNTEHHITPKSVRRAVQESLRLVSQEGGRQGGGVSARMALKEGAGQFDAADLLKELQGEMIEASSKLEYEKAALLRDQISELKKQLGIDKIEPRSRGEKVSPVVYKIPKKSPGKKSKP
- a CDS encoding exopolysaccharide biosynthesis protein; its protein translation is MRRRFPRTPLSAELAGLAERLNHGTESVTLGQIIAVLRQRAYIGIVILLAAPFCQPVPLPGLSTPFGIVIALIGFRIALGRKPWLPPKLLALPISNKILPAILAAASRLVGLAEKVLRPRFDALIVPRFLRSIYGALICISGLLLLLPLPIPFTNWFPAVTIVLLAASLLERDGLMAMGGVTFFLLTLTFFGILYFSGSTAIKGVSTLFN
- a CDS encoding TIGR00645 family protein; this encodes MNPPLPSTRQRRWGRFLFLSRWLQAPLYLGLIVAQGVYVYCFLAELYHLVTGAGHLGEKEVMMIVLGLIDVVMIANLLIMVIIGGYETFVSRLYLEDHPDQPEWLSHVNAGVLKVKLATALIGISSINLLETFIKLGSHEGGMAAGGVAGNEVFWQIMVHLTFVASAILLAWTDRITTQTSLLGHTDPTEAK
- a CDS encoding cyclic nucleotide-binding domain-containing protein, with amino-acid sequence MEVGKGDGVVLKAGEILFREGDPWDGLYLIKSGTAEVFRERSGQTIRLSTLGAREFIGTVTIFTREPRTAGVRALTDLSLQFFNAEFVHQNFGFNNPAISGLLKDVVSRLKDINLRFTDTVLELGSTRPVWHTVLRHARQLAYFLILRIRAAGILHEGRTCVPTEGLAATQNHLFYFSETYGSALLRLLVTSGLLTVAEVPGYGPCLIDPSIPKLQSFLDFTKHVETLEVITLSSTETDLLPVIELLEELMVSPDFGPVFPLDKLLPLVVPLRRTATPMETFSALATHRFLALVDGGQVRLDCPRILQYVHFNTLLAEACAMEPELEEV
- the groL gene encoding chaperonin GroEL (60 kDa chaperone family; promotes refolding of misfolded polypeptides especially under stressful conditions; forms two stacked rings of heptamers to form a barrel-shaped 14mer; ends can be capped by GroES; misfolded proteins enter the barrel where they are refolded when GroES binds), producing the protein MASKQLLFDEAARHAILRGVEQLSRAVKATLGPAGRNVILDKKFGSPTITKDGVSVAKEIELSDPYENVGAQLVREVASKTSDIAGDGTTTATVLAEAIYKEGLKNVTAGANPTSLKRGIDKAVEAIVAELGRISKKVKDKSEIQQVATVSANWDTTIGQIIADALDKVGKDGTVTVEEAKSIETTLEVVEGMQFDKGYLSPYFVTDVEALEAVLENAYVLLFEKKISSLKDLLPILEKVAKSSKPFVIIAEDVEGEALSALVVNKLRGTLQVAAVKAPGFGDRRKAIMEDIAILTGGKLITEDLGIKLESIELTDLGRAKRIVIDKENTTIIEGAGKSSDIASRVGQIRRQIEETTSDYDKEKLQERLAKLAGGVAVINIGAATETELKEKKARVEDALHATRAAVEEGIVPGGGLALIRAQKAVDKLELQDDEFVGAQIIKRAVEEPLRTLVANAGGEGSVIVNEVKNRKGNEGYNVATGQYVDLIKAGVVDPTKVTRSALQNAASIAGLLLTTEAVIVELPEKEASAPAHGGGGMGGMGGMGGMGGF
- the groES gene encoding co-chaperone GroES; translated protein: MAINIRPLGDRVVVQPFEAKDVSKSGIIIPDSAKEKPQEAKVVAVGAGKLDEKGNRFPVSVKKGDKVLVSKYGGTEIKIDGETYQIFREDDILAILA